One genomic region from Candidatus Tisiphia endosymbiont of Dioctria linearis encodes:
- a CDS encoding UvrD-helicase domain-containing protein — MTQQSFLDSLNHQQLAAALHAHGPLLVLAGAGTGKTKVLTTRIANIINQGLASPGNILAVTFTNKAAREMQDRISKMIDCYGLNIGTFHSIAAKILRQQAEFLNLSLNSRFTIISHDDQLKLIKDIVKQRNIDPKKYVPKILHIIISRWKDQGLLPCKLSESDIKLPIHKVAKFIYDEYQQNLLASNVVDFGDLLLYNNELFIKNPEILKHYQERYQYILIDEYQDTNAVQYLWARMLASSTKNICCVGDDDQSIYGWRGAEIGNILRFEKDFSDATVIKLEQNYRSSSEILSAASSVIDNNKNRHGKTLWTDKNDGQKIKIISCWNDKEEARFVVSEIDKLVTEGKYNASLVAILVRAGFQTRAFEEVLISNALPYKIIGGLKFYERMEIRDLLSYIRITLNHSDSLALERIINVPRRAIGNTTLKQIKDYAAEHNIPILVAIRQMLQEGVVKNKVKDSLNQLITNIDNWNLRYQNEPALNVTKVLLEESGYLAMLQEEKTDEALGRIENINEMLRAIAEFDNIQDFIEHSSLVMENEALESNFGGSISIMTLHAAKGLEFDLVFLPGWEEGVFPHQRSLNEDGEKGLEEERRIAYVGITRAKKELYITYAESRFMFHEIIRSSPSRFISEIPNDVCIRTSSTKQLNYLGTKHKFSF; from the coding sequence ATGACACAACAAAGCTTTCTAGATTCATTAAATCACCAACAACTAGCAGCGGCTTTACATGCACATGGACCTCTTCTTGTACTTGCTGGAGCAGGGACTGGTAAAACTAAAGTATTAACAACAAGAATAGCCAACATAATCAATCAGGGTTTAGCGTCACCTGGCAATATTTTAGCAGTTACTTTTACCAATAAAGCGGCTAGAGAAATGCAAGATCGAATCAGTAAAATGATTGATTGTTATGGGCTAAACATAGGCACTTTTCATTCTATAGCAGCCAAGATTTTACGCCAGCAAGCAGAGTTTTTGAATCTTAGTTTAAACAGTAGATTTACTATTATTAGTCATGATGATCAGCTTAAATTGATTAAAGACATAGTTAAACAGAGAAATATAGATCCCAAAAAATACGTTCCTAAAATTTTACATATTATTATCTCGCGTTGGAAGGATCAAGGATTATTGCCGTGTAAACTTTCGGAATCTGACATTAAGCTACCGATTCATAAAGTGGCTAAGTTTATCTATGATGAGTATCAACAAAATTTATTAGCATCTAACGTAGTGGATTTTGGAGATTTGCTACTATACAATAATGAGTTATTTATAAAAAATCCTGAAATATTAAAGCATTATCAGGAACGATATCAATATATTTTAATTGATGAATATCAAGATACCAACGCTGTCCAATATCTTTGGGCTAGGATGCTTGCGAGTAGCACAAAGAATATTTGTTGCGTTGGCGATGATGATCAATCTATATATGGTTGGCGTGGTGCAGAAATTGGTAATATATTACGTTTTGAAAAGGATTTTTCAGATGCTACAGTAATAAAATTAGAACAAAATTATAGGTCTAGTTCAGAAATTTTATCAGCTGCATCCAGTGTAATTGACAATAACAAGAATCGTCATGGTAAAACCTTGTGGACTGATAAAAATGATGGACAAAAAATTAAAATTATATCTTGTTGGAACGATAAAGAAGAAGCAAGATTTGTTGTATCTGAAATTGACAAATTAGTTACAGAAGGTAAGTATAATGCCAGTTTAGTTGCGATATTAGTTAGAGCTGGTTTTCAAACTAGAGCATTTGAAGAAGTTCTGATTAGTAATGCATTACCATATAAAATAATCGGTGGTCTTAAGTTTTATGAACGAATGGAAATACGTGATCTACTCTCCTACATACGTATCACTTTAAATCATAGTGATAGTCTTGCTCTTGAACGTATAATAAATGTTCCAAGAAGAGCCATTGGCAATACTACATTAAAACAAATAAAAGATTATGCAGCTGAACATAACATACCTATTCTTGTTGCTATTCGTCAAATGTTACAAGAAGGAGTTGTTAAAAATAAGGTCAAAGATAGTCTAAATCAGTTAATTACTAACATAGATAATTGGAATTTGCGATATCAAAACGAGCCAGCACTTAATGTGACAAAGGTTTTATTAGAAGAATCAGGTTATCTGGCAATGTTACAAGAAGAAAAAACTGACGAGGCACTTGGCAGAATTGAAAACATTAATGAGATGCTTAGAGCAATTGCAGAATTTGATAATATTCAGGACTTTATCGAACATTCTAGTTTGGTAATGGAAAATGAAGCATTAGAATCAAATTTTGGTGGGTCTATTAGTATTATGACTCTACATGCTGCCAAAGGTCTTGAATTTGATTTAGTTTTTTTGCCCGGTTGGGAAGAGGGGGTTTTTCCACATCAAAGATCACTAAATGAAGATGGGGAGAAAGGTTTAGAAGAAGAGCGGAGAATTGCTTATGTTGGTATTACTAGAGCGAAGAAAGAGCTGTATATTACTTATGCCGAAAGTCGTTTTATGTTTCATGAAATAATTAGATCATCTCCTTCTAGATTTATTAGCGAAATACCGAATGATGTTTGTATTAGAACTTCTTCAACCAAACAACTTAATTACCTTGGTACAAAACACAAATTTTCTTTTTAA